One genomic region from Epinephelus fuscoguttatus linkage group LG6, E.fuscoguttatus.final_Chr_v1 encodes:
- the LOC125890840 gene encoding pyridoxal phosphate phosphatase: MAGAFGFKGCQKIRGPQIRSLLEAKDFILFDCDGVIWHGEKAITGAAKVVSSLIRHGKNVVFVTNNCTRPRENYVHKFSRLGFTDVMLEQIFSSSYCSALYLRDVVKVRGQVFVMGCDGLRRELQEAGIPCVEEADDPDATIYNCTLAPDVKAVLVGHDDKLTFLKLAKASCYLRDPDCLFLATDNDPWHPLSSGRILPGSGSLTAALEVSSGRKATVIGKPSRFMFECISSQFSGVDPAQCLMIGDRLETDMLFGSNCGLDTMLTLTGVSQIEEAQEYRNSELTTKSGLVPDYVVDTIADFLPAFEELDEQSN; this comes from the exons ATGGCAGGCGCCTTTGGGTTCAAAGGCTGCCAGAAAATTCGAGGTCCGCAGATCCGAAGTCTGCTCGAAGCGAAGGACTTCATCCTCTTCGACTGCGACGGGGTCATATGGCACGGAGAGAAGGCGATCACGGGCGCGGCGAAGGTGGTGAGTTCGCTGATACGGCACGGCAAAAACGTAGTGTTCGTCACCAACAACTGCACCAGGCCCCGGGAGAATTATGTGCACAAGTTCTCCCGGCTCGGCTTCACCGACGTGATGCTGGAGCAGATCTTCAGCTCGTCCTACTGCTCGGCTCTCTACCTGAGAGACGTCGTCAAGGTCCGCGGCCAGGTGTTCGTCATGGGCTGCGACGGACTGcgcagagagctgcaggaggcgGGCATCCCCTGCGTGGAGGAGGCGGACGACCCGGACGCCACTATTTATAACTGCACCCTGGCTCCGGACGTCAAGGCGGTGCTGGTGGGACATGATGACAAACTGACTTTTCTCAAGCTGGCCAAAGCCTCGTGCTACCTGAGGGACCCGGACTGTCTGTTCCTGGCCACCGACAACGACCCCTGGCACCCTCTGTCAAGTGGAAGGATACTGCCAG GTTCTGGGTCCCTCACCGCAGCCCTGGAGGTGTCCTCCGGCCGCAAAGCCACTGTGATCGGAAAGCCCAGCCGCTTCATGTTCGAGTGCATCTCCAGTCAGTTCAGCGGGGTGGACCCCGCCCAGTGCCTGATGATTGGGGACCGCCTAGAGACGGACATGCTGTTTGGGTCCAACTGCGGCCTCGACACCATGCTCACTCTCACCGGCGTGTCTCAGATCGAGGAGGCCCAGGAGTACAGGAATAGTGAGCTGACCACCAAGTCGGGCCTGGTGCCCGACTACGTGGTGGACACCATCGCTGATTTCTTACCCGCTTTTGAGGAACTGGATGAACAAAGCAATTGA
- the mrps36 gene encoding 28S ribosomal protein S36, mitochondrial, whose product MGSKVSSKMAAPAARVIQAVRPHAPLIKFPNRHDMARPNVQEALKTLAVDLPPHNNPAPPPLSRPHVPLTPISGTPDTLASIQLLPARYRRRPMAAEEMEFIQRGGPE is encoded by the exons ATGGGAAGCAAAGTCAGCTCCAAAATGGCAGCCCCCGCCGCCCGAGTTATCCAG GCTGTTCGGCCTCACGCTCCTCTGATCAAGTTCCCCAACAGACATGACATGGCACGGCCCAATG TCCAAGAGGCATTGAAAACGTTAGCAGTTGATTTACCACCGCACAACAATCCAGCGCCGCCTCCGTTATCAAGACCTCATGTACCTTTGACCCCCATCTCTGGCACGCCAGACACCTTGGCCTCTATTCAGCTACTACCTGCAAGGTACCGCAGGAGACCGATGGCAGCGGAGGAAATGGAATTCATCCAG CGTGGTGGACCAGAGTGA
- the LOC125890450 gene encoding betaine--homocysteine S-methyltransferase 1, translating into MAPAKKGILERLDAGEIVIGDGGFVFALEKRGYVKAGPWTPEAAAEHPEAVRQLHREFLRAGANVMQTFTFYASDDKLENRGNKLSFTGAQINEAACDLAREVANEGDALVAGGVSQTPSYLSCKSETEVKAIFKKQLDVFVKKNVDFLIAEYFEHVEEAVWAVEVLKETGKPVAASLCIGPEGDMHGVSAAECAVRLVKAGAQIVGVNCHFDPMTCVNAVKLMKEGVEKAGLKAHYMVQPLAYHTPDCNCQGFIDLPEFPFGLEPRILSRWDMHKYAREAYNAGIHFIGGCCGFEPYHIRAVAEELAPERGFLPVASEKHGNWGAGLEMHTKPWVRARARRDYWENLKPASGRPLCPSMSTPDSWGVTKGHTDLMQQKEATSQDQLKQLFDRTKSH; encoded by the exons ATGGCACCAGCAAAGAAG GGAATCTTGGAGCGTCTTGACGCCGGGGAGATCGTGATCGGCGATGGAGGTTTTGTGTTCGCCCTGGAGAAGAGAGGCTACGTGAAGGCCGGTCCCTGGACCCCTGAGGCCGCTGCAGAGCACCCTGAAGCAG TGCGACAGCTGCACAGGGAGTTCCTGAGGGCCGGAGCCAACGTCATGCAGACCTTCACCTTCTACGCCAGTGATGACAAACTGGAGAACAGGGGCAACAAGCTCAGCTTCACT GGAGCTCAGATCAACGAGGCCGCCTGTGATCTGGCCCGTGAGGTCGCCAACGAGGGTGACGCTCTGGTTGCCGGAGGAGTGTCTCAGACTCCATCCTACCTGAGCTGCAAGAGTGAGACAGAAGTGAAGGCCATCTTCAAGAAACAGCTGGATGTTTTCGTCAAGAAAAATGTGGACTTCCTGATTGCTGAg TACTTTGAGCACGTTGAGGAGGCCGTGTGGGCTGTGGAGGTGCTGAAGGAGACTGGGAAGCCTGTGGCTGCTTCTCTTTGTATCGGACCAGAGGGAGACATGCACGGCGTCTCTGCTGCAGAGTGTGCCGTCAGGCTGGTCAAAGCCG GTGCCCAGATTGTTGGAGTCAACTGCCACTTTGACCCAATGACCTGTGTGAACGCCGTCAAGTTGATGAAGGAGGGAGTGGAGAAGGCCGGGCTGAAGGCTCACTACATGGTGCAGCCCCTTGCATACCACACCCCCGACTGCAACTGCCAGGGATTCATCGATTTGCCAGAGTTCCCCTTCG GTCTGGAGCCCAGAATCCTGTCCCGCTGGGACATGCACAAGTACGCCAGAGAGGCCTACAATGCTGGCATCCACTTCATTGGTGGCTGCTGTGGCTTTGAGCCCTATCACATCAGGGCTGTTGCTGAGGAGCTGGCCCCCGAGAGAGGCTTCCTCCCAGTTGCATCAGAGAAACACGGCAACTGGGGTGCTGGTCTGGAGATGCACACCAAGCCTTGGGTCAGAGCCAG AGCCCGTCGTGACTACTGGGAGAACCTGAAGCCAGCCTCTGGTCGTCCTCTGTGCCCCTCCATGTCCACCCCCGATAGCTGGGGTGTTACCAAGGGCCACACTGACCTCATGCAGCAGAAAGAAGCCACCTCTCAGGACCAACTCAAGCAGCTGTTTGACAGGACAAAAAGCCACTGA
- the LOC125890449 gene encoding betaine--homocysteine S-methyltransferase 1-like, translated as MMSAGKKGILERLNAGEVVIGDGGFVFALEKRGYVKAGPWTPEASVTHPEAVRQLHREFLRAGSNVMQTFTFYASDDKLENRGQNLKITGAKINEAACDLAREVASEGDAMVAGGVSQTPSYLSCKSETEVKAIFKKQLEVFMKKNVDFLIAEYFEHVEEAEWAVQVLKTSGKPVAASLCIGPEGDMHGVSPAECAVRLVKAGAQIIGVNCHFDPMTCVKTVKMMKEGVEKARLKAHYMVQPLAFHTPDCNCQGFIDLPEFPFALEPRILTRWDMHAYARAAYQAGIRFIGGCCGFEPYHIRAIAEELAPERGIMAAASEKHGMWGAGLEMHTKPWVRARARRDYWEQLSPASGRPKCPSMSTPEGWGVTKGHADLLQHKEATTSQEMKHVLEMQKKAKSTA; from the exons ATGATGTCAGCTGGCAAGAAG GGTATCCTTGAGCGTCTGAACGCTGGTGAGGTGGTGATTGGCGATGGCGGCTTCGTGTTTGCTCTGGAGAAGAGAGGCTATGTGAAGGCCGGGCCATGGACTCCTGAGGCTTCTGTCACACACCCTGAGGCTG TGCGTCAGCTGCACAGGGAGTTCCTGAGGGCAGGATCTAATGTCATGCAGACATTCACGTTCTACGCCAGCGATGACAAACTGGAGAACAGGGGTCAGAACTTGAAAATCACT GGCGCAAAAATCAACGAGGCCGCCTGTGACCTGGCGAGGGAAGTAGCCAGTGAAGGAGACGCCATGGTAGCTGGTGGAGTGTCTCAGACTCCATCCTACCTGAGCTGCAAGAGCGAGACAGAAGTGAAGGCCATCTTCAAGAAACAGCTGGAGGTGTTCATGAAGAAGAACGTGGACTTCCTGATTGCTGAG TACTTTGAGCACGTTGAGGAGGCGGAGTGGGCCGTGCAGGTGCTGAAGACCAGCGGAAAGCCTGTGGCTGCTTCCCTGTGCATCGGACCGGAGGGAGACATGCACGGCGTCTCTCCTGCAGAGTGTGCTGTCAGGCTGGTGAAGGCCG GTGCCCAGATTATTGGAGTCAACTGCCACTTTGACCCCATGACCTGCGTGAAGACTGTTAAGATGATGAAGGAGGGAGTGGAGAAGGCCAGGCTGAAGGCTCACTACATGGTGCAGCCCCTGGCATTCCACACCCCCGACTGCAACTGTCAGGGATTCATTGATCTGCCAGAGTTCCCCTTCG CCCTGGAGCCCAGGATCCTGACCCGCTGGGACATGCACGCATATGCCAGAGCAGCTTACCAGGCCGGTATCCGCTTCATTGGTGGCTGCTGTGGGTTCGAGCCTTACCACATCAGGGCTATTGCAGAGGAGCTGGCCCCTGAGAGAGGGATAATGGCCGCTGCCTCAGAGAAACATGGAATGTGGGGCGCTGGTCTGGAGATGCACACCAAACCCTGGGTCAGAGCAAG GGCCCGTCGTGATTACTGGGAGCAGCTCTCTCCCGCATCCGGTCGTCCCAAGTGCCCGTCCATGTCCACGCCAGAGGGCTGGGGTGTGACCAAGGGCCACGCTGACCTGCTGCAGCACAAAGAGGCCACCACCAGCCAGGAAATGAAGCACGTGCTGGAGATGCAGAAGAAGGCCAAGTCCACTGCATAA